A single window of Fibrobacter sp. DNA harbors:
- the serS gene encoding serine--tRNA ligase → MLDIKKIRENPEYYIAETEKKYTTVSLKDVLEIDNERRPLLTEVERLKSERNAESKKIGDLKKKGENADEAVAAMRALGDKIDELDKKLKELDYKQTEMLMHVPNIAPRSPEGKDSSDNVVEKDGPIPFDYYTKNDDFARVDHKTLGERLGIFDFERGAKISGSGFPVYRGLGSRLERALIQFFLDEHQKNGFEEFTPPYLVTRNTMRGTGQLPKFEEDMYRCDKDDDLFLIPTAEVPLTNLYAGEVIPESELPKRICAYSACFRREAGSYGKDTRGLLRLHQFNKVEMVYFAHPEHSYEDHEELTRFGEMLLEKLGLPYHRLALCKGDLGFGAAKCYDLEVYAPVEKKWLEVSSCSNFEDYQARRANIKTKIGGKNTFVHTLNGSGLATPRVMVGICDNYQQKDGSLLIPEVLRPYMGGMERIEPKK, encoded by the coding sequence ATGCTTGACATCAAGAAAATCCGTGAAAATCCGGAATACTACATTGCAGAAACCGAAAAGAAGTATACGACCGTCAGCCTGAAGGACGTTCTCGAAATCGACAACGAACGCCGCCCGCTCCTCACCGAGGTGGAACGCCTCAAGAGCGAACGCAACGCCGAATCCAAGAAGATCGGTGACTTGAAGAAGAAGGGCGAGAACGCCGACGAGGCCGTAGCCGCCATGCGCGCTCTCGGCGACAAGATCGACGAACTCGACAAGAAGCTCAAGGAACTCGACTACAAGCAGACCGAAATGCTCATGCACGTGCCGAACATCGCCCCGCGTTCTCCGGAAGGCAAGGACAGTTCGGACAACGTGGTGGAAAAGGACGGCCCGATTCCGTTTGACTACTACACCAAGAACGACGACTTCGCCCGCGTGGACCACAAGACCCTCGGCGAACGCCTCGGCATCTTCGACTTCGAACGCGGCGCCAAGATTTCCGGTTCCGGCTTCCCGGTCTACCGCGGCCTCGGTTCCCGCCTGGAACGCGCCCTCATCCAGTTCTTCCTCGACGAACACCAGAAGAACGGCTTCGAAGAATTTACGCCTCCGTACCTCGTGACCCGCAACACCATGCGCGGCACGGGCCAGCTCCCGAAGTTCGAAGAAGACATGTACCGCTGCGACAAGGACGACGACCTGTTCCTCATCCCGACCGCCGAAGTGCCCCTGACCAACCTCTATGCCGGCGAAGTGATTCCGGAATCCGAACTCCCGAAGCGCATCTGCGCCTACTCCGCCTGCTTCCGCCGCGAAGCCGGTTCCTACGGCAAGGACACCCGCGGTCTCCTCCGCCTGCACCAGTTCAACAAGGTGGAAATGGTCTACTTCGCCCATCCGGAACATAGCTACGAAGACCACGAAGAGCTCACCCGCTTCGGCGAAATGCTCCTCGAGAAGCTCGGCCTCCCCTACCACCGTCTGGCCCTCTGCAAGGGCGACCTCGGTTTCGGTGCCGCCAAGTGCTACGACCTCGAAGTCTACGCCCCTGTCGAAAAGAAGTGGCTCGAAGTCAGCTCCTGCAGTAACTTCGAAGACTACCAGGCACGCCGCGCCAACATCAAGACGAAGATTGGCGGCAAGAACACGTTCGTCCACACGCTGAACGGTTCGGGCCTCGCCACGCCGCGCGTGATGGTCGGCATCTGCGACAACTACCAGCAGAAGGACGGCTCGCTCTTGATTCCTGAAGTGCTTCGCCCGTACATGGGTGGCATGGAACGCATCGAACCGAAGAAGTAA
- the lptE gene encoding LPS assembly lipoprotein LptE, whose translation MIEMFRKMTSAKFLLACVVLAVAGALTGCYSFTASTLPSHIKTVQIHEVEDKTLDPVLANNIHTAVVEMFKKNAGGVRLVNDDANADFQMTLIGYTNKPENYNSNSDVETYRVTIRVSVKFYDNVKERIIYENKSLSAEGVYDVQKNEVEDRHGQARAIEKLQDLIIANALAKW comes from the coding sequence ATGATTGAAATGTTTCGTAAAATGACTTCGGCGAAGTTCCTTTTAGCATGTGTCGTGCTCGCGGTCGCGGGCGCATTGACGGGCTGCTACAGCTTTACGGCAAGTACGTTGCCGAGCCATATCAAGACGGTGCAGATTCACGAAGTCGAAGACAAGACGCTCGATCCGGTGTTGGCCAACAACATCCATACGGCGGTTGTCGAAATGTTCAAGAAGAATGCGGGTGGCGTGCGCCTCGTGAACGACGATGCGAATGCCGATTTCCAGATGACGCTGATCGGGTACACCAACAAGCCCGAAAACTACAACAGCAACAGCGATGTGGAAACTTACCGCGTGACAATTCGCGTGAGCGTGAAGTTCTACGACAACGTGAAGGAACGCATCATTTACGAGAACAAGTCTCTTTCTGCGGAAGGCGTTTACGACGTGCAGAAGAACGAGGTCGAAGACCGCCACGGCCAGGCCCGCGCTATCGAGAAGTTGCAGGATTTGATTATCGCGAACGCGCTTGCGAAGTGGTAG
- a CDS encoding thrombospondin type 3 repeat-containing protein: protein MKKILFTLLILASILPAQIGPGRNTEGVHVPAAGTLEQGFLLISGSYEAVSDGHALAMDGYKVLGTDSTYALDKNTPSSGGAFAFGIGITDNIEFGARLPIYYEGEIAGTDLGGFGLGDLQAYLKYSYPIPSTPVDLAIYAETTAPTGTRSIGFRPRHQWFVYEEEDSYAFTAGKWALFFAGLISVNLGDFAHWNTYLGYLHVMESDNHTLLWGSGFELFPKRTVSGIIEVSAETGLLKDKAINALRNDVLRLTPAVKIHLPNELNLLLGMDIGIDFVRKATLDNSIEVHRRSGERNLEYNVRGTPEYSLVLAITKTLDFSRRDADNDGVIDKEDLCPNTELGVAVNSRGCPVDLDQDGILNIMDDCPGTPRGLQVDYKGCPIDSDGDSIPDYADKCPNTPKGTAVDDDGCILDSDGDGVDDRRDKCPNSLSRDKVDEFGCPLDDDHDGVLNDNDSCPETPRGYPVDKQGCPLDFDHDGVPNEIDMCPNSHAGEIVDEDGCPADYDKDGVPDSRDQCLETPYGFSVDINGCPSDHDRDSVPDALDKCPNTPPKAAVDSIGCPIDSDGDGILDYLDKCPGTFKNIIVGSNGCPLKPKNNLNMLAAHIKFKNNTDVLLNSSYTALNDVIYLMRKHVFFLEVQCSNVNGQEASDKQAQAIANYMIDKGIDMNRIKAQGFGTKLPQGEEYRLWNSSGVRLIPYEETTVEEQE from the coding sequence ATGAAGAAAATCCTCTTCACACTGCTTATTTTGGCCTCAATCCTCCCTGCCCAGATTGGTCCCGGCAGGAACACCGAGGGCGTACACGTCCCTGCCGCGGGTACGCTCGAGCAAGGTTTCCTCCTGATTTCGGGAAGCTACGAGGCGGTAAGTGACGGACATGCGCTCGCCATGGACGGCTACAAGGTGCTCGGAACCGACTCCACCTACGCCCTCGACAAGAACACGCCCTCGTCGGGCGGCGCATTCGCTTTCGGGATAGGCATCACAGACAACATCGAATTCGGCGCGCGCCTGCCCATCTACTACGAAGGCGAAATTGCCGGCACCGACCTCGGCGGCTTCGGCCTGGGCGACCTGCAGGCCTACCTCAAGTACTCCTACCCCATCCCGTCGACTCCGGTAGACCTCGCGATTTACGCCGAGACGACCGCCCCCACGGGAACACGGAGCATCGGGTTCCGTCCCAGGCACCAGTGGTTCGTCTACGAAGAAGAAGACTCGTACGCCTTCACGGCGGGCAAGTGGGCCCTATTCTTCGCCGGCCTCATTTCCGTAAACCTCGGGGACTTCGCCCACTGGAACACCTACCTGGGCTACCTCCACGTGATGGAGTCCGACAACCACACCCTGCTCTGGGGCTCGGGATTCGAGCTGTTCCCCAAAAGGACCGTCTCGGGCATCATCGAAGTATCCGCCGAAACGGGCCTGTTAAAGGACAAGGCGATCAACGCCCTCCGGAACGACGTCTTGCGCCTGACTCCGGCCGTCAAGATCCACCTGCCCAACGAACTCAACCTCCTGCTCGGGATGGACATCGGCATAGACTTCGTCCGCAAGGCCACGCTCGACAACAGCATCGAAGTGCACAGGAGGAGCGGCGAACGCAACCTCGAATACAACGTACGCGGAACGCCCGAATATTCACTGGTACTCGCCATCACGAAAACCCTCGACTTCAGCCGCAGGGATGCCGACAACGACGGCGTGATAGACAAAGAAGACCTCTGCCCCAACACCGAACTCGGGGTCGCGGTCAACAGCAGGGGCTGCCCCGTGGACCTCGACCAGGACGGTATCCTCAACATCATGGACGACTGTCCGGGAACCCCGCGCGGGCTGCAGGTCGACTACAAGGGATGCCCCATCGATTCCGACGGAGACAGCATTCCCGACTATGCGGACAAGTGCCCCAACACGCCGAAGGGAACAGCAGTCGATGACGACGGCTGCATACTCGACAGCGATGGCGACGGCGTGGACGACCGCCGCGACAAGTGCCCGAACTCCCTTTCGAGAGACAAGGTGGACGAATTCGGATGCCCCCTCGACGATGACCACGACGGAGTGCTCAACGACAACGATTCCTGCCCCGAGACCCCGCGCGGCTACCCCGTCGATAAACAAGGATGCCCGCTGGACTTCGACCACGACGGTGTCCCGAACGAAATTGACATGTGTCCGAACAGCCACGCAGGCGAAATCGTCGACGAAGACGGATGCCCCGCAGACTACGACAAGGACGGCGTTCCCGACAGCAGGGACCAGTGCCTCGAAACGCCTTACGGATTCTCGGTCGACATAAACGGATGCCCCAGCGACCACGACCGCGATAGCGTACCCGACGCGCTGGACAAGTGCCCGAACACACCTCCCAAGGCGGCGGTCGATTCCATCGGTTGCCCCATCGACAGCGACGGCGACGGAATCCTCGACTACCTGGACAAGTGCCCCGGAACGTTCAAGAACATCATCGTCGGCAGCAACGGCTGCCCCCTGAAACCGAAGAACAACCTGAACATGCTGGCCGCCCACATCAAGTTCAAGAACAATACCGATGTTCTCCTGAATTCGAGCTACACGGCGCTGAACGACGTCATCTACCTCATGCGCAAGCACGTGTTCTTCCTCGAAGTCCAGTGCAGCAACGTGAACGGGCAGGAAGCCTCCGACAAGCAGGCCCAGGCAATCGCCAACTACATGATCGACAAGGGTATCGACATGAACCGCATCAAGGCCCAGGGATTCGGCACCAAGCTCCCGCAGGGTGAGGAATACCGCCTGTGGAATTCGAGCGGCGTGAGGCTCATCCCCTACGAAGAAACAACCGTCGAAGAACAAGAATGA
- a CDS encoding S24/S26 family peptidase: MHKENGMATSDSEILSEAIRLAGEGISITFPVNGRSMLPFIVGGKESVILQKPRTPQEGDVVLAYVENCRYVIHRIIRIEGETITLMGDGNLYGVEHCRLQDIKATATHVVGANGRKRSLDSRQSRRRAALWLKLRPVRKWLLLVYRIIRKVKSL; this comes from the coding sequence ATGCACAAAGAAAACGGCATGGCGACAAGCGACAGCGAAATCCTCTCCGAAGCCATCCGGCTTGCAGGCGAAGGAATTTCCATCACCTTTCCCGTCAACGGCAGGAGCATGCTCCCGTTTATTGTCGGCGGGAAAGAAAGCGTCATCCTCCAAAAGCCCCGCACGCCGCAAGAGGGCGACGTCGTCCTCGCCTACGTGGAGAACTGCCGCTACGTCATCCACCGCATCATCAGAATCGAAGGCGAAACAATTACGCTCATGGGCGACGGGAACCTCTACGGGGTCGAACACTGCCGCCTGCAAGACATCAAGGCAACCGCCACGCACGTGGTCGGGGCGAACGGAAGGAAGCGCTCGCTCGATTCCAGGCAATCGAGACGCCGTGCCGCGCTCTGGCTCAAGCTCAGGCCCGTACGAAAATGGCTACTATTGGTATATCGCATTATCCGCAAGGTAAAAAGCTTATGA
- a CDS encoding 8-oxo-dGTP diphosphatase gives MINTTLCYIEQEGKYLLLHRVKKKNDINKDKWIGIGGKFEEGESPEDCIRRETMEETGLTLIRPKYRGIVTFISDGMQETEFMHLFTATEFAGELKECDEGTLEWVPKEDVVKLPHWDGDLIFLALLERGEPFFSLKLTYVGSTLTEALLNETPVFVKDFVK, from the coding sequence ATGATCAATACGACTCTCTGCTACATCGAGCAGGAAGGCAAGTACCTCCTGCTCCACCGCGTCAAGAAGAAGAACGATATCAACAAGGACAAGTGGATTGGCATCGGCGGCAAGTTCGAGGAAGGCGAATCGCCCGAGGACTGCATCCGCCGCGAAACGATGGAAGAGACGGGCCTTACGCTCATTCGCCCGAAGTACCGCGGGATTGTGACATTCATCAGCGACGGCATGCAGGAAACGGAATTCATGCACCTGTTCACCGCGACAGAATTTGCGGGCGAACTCAAGGAGTGCGACGAAGGGACGCTGGAATGGGTCCCGAAAGAAGACGTGGTGAAACTCCCCCACTGGGACGGCGACCTGATTTTTCTCGCCCTGCTGGAACGCGGCGAGCCGTTCTTCTCGCTCAAGCTTACCTATGTAGGTTCGACACTCACCGAAGCCCTGCTGAACGAGACTCCGGTATTCGTCAAAGATTTCGTGAAATAA
- a CDS encoding ABC transporter ATP-binding protein, with translation MKYVAWLWQNTRGTRLNGSVRIALGTAQVVLGLLMVWLSKRFIDETIHTGSREAIVQMIVLLALTVLGRILLRQVYFYMTTVATTRKSNELRLSLFSKLFSRRLFDEKELHSGDVTSRLSKDIDSVSSVVADTIPQMVVTGIQLIGAFLLMRFFDAWLAWALVIFTPLAIILGKFVARRLRRMTLDIREKESRIQMHVQEGVEYNAVLRSLGSEQWMADRLDNMQQELKGNVLRRTRFSVITRFMLGIAFGFGYLAAFIWGGLGLYHGTITFGVMTSFLQLVGQIQQPILSLLNMTPQVIHSTASIDRLEELQTNDSDEPALNSAGTQTANGALFKNAAGIRFDDVTFKYAKGDREIISHFSHDFKPGSKTALMGETGAGKTTLFRLILGFIEPASGNVSVYADQSFTAGKSTRANFIFVPQGNTLMSGSIRYNLLLAKPTAGDEELRAALHTACADFVFEFPLGLDTEIGERGCGLSEGQAQRIAIARGLLREGSVLLLDEISASLDEETERELYSRLFAANPEKTMLFITHRSAVCELCDETVRV, from the coding sequence ATGAAGTACGTAGCCTGGCTATGGCAAAACACGCGGGGGACGCGCCTGAACGGTTCCGTCCGCATCGCACTCGGGACCGCGCAAGTCGTGCTCGGGCTTTTGATGGTATGGCTCTCCAAGCGGTTCATTGACGAGACCATCCATACCGGCAGCAGGGAGGCCATCGTGCAGATGATCGTCCTGCTTGCGCTCACCGTGTTGGGCCGCATATTGCTCCGCCAGGTTTACTTCTACATGACGACCGTCGCGACGACCCGCAAGTCGAACGAACTGCGACTCAGCCTATTCTCGAAACTCTTTTCCAGGCGCCTCTTCGACGAAAAAGAACTCCACTCCGGCGACGTGACCTCGCGCCTTTCCAAGGACATCGACTCCGTATCGAGCGTCGTCGCGGATACGATTCCGCAAATGGTCGTCACGGGAATCCAGCTCATTGGCGCGTTCCTGCTCATGCGCTTCTTCGACGCCTGGCTCGCCTGGGCGCTCGTCATCTTCACCCCGCTCGCCATCATCCTCGGAAAATTCGTGGCAAGGCGCCTCCGCCGCATGACGCTCGACATCCGTGAAAAAGAAAGCCGGATACAGATGCACGTGCAGGAAGGCGTCGAATACAACGCAGTCCTGCGTTCCCTCGGGAGTGAGCAATGGATGGCCGACCGCCTCGACAACATGCAGCAGGAACTCAAGGGCAACGTACTGCGCCGCACGCGTTTCTCCGTCATCACGCGCTTCATGCTGGGAATCGCCTTCGGGTTCGGCTACCTCGCCGCGTTCATCTGGGGCGGCCTCGGGCTCTACCACGGCACCATCACCTTCGGCGTGATGACCTCCTTCCTGCAGCTCGTGGGTCAAATCCAGCAGCCGATACTCTCGCTCCTGAACATGACCCCGCAGGTGATACACTCCACCGCGAGCATAGACCGCCTCGAAGAATTGCAGACAAACGATTCCGACGAGCCCGCATTGAACAGCGCAGGCACGCAAACAGCAAACGGTGCCTTATTCAAAAACGCCGCCGGCATCCGGTTCGACGACGTCACGTTCAAATACGCGAAAGGCGACCGCGAAATCATATCGCATTTTTCGCATGACTTCAAACCCGGGAGCAAGACCGCCCTGATGGGCGAAACAGGCGCGGGCAAGACGACGCTATTCCGGCTCATCCTCGGGTTCATCGAACCTGCAAGCGGGAACGTCTCCGTATATGCGGACCAGTCGTTTACCGCAGGCAAATCAACGCGCGCAAATTTCATATTTGTCCCTCAGGGCAACACGCTCATGAGCGGCTCCATCCGGTATAACCTGCTCCTCGCAAAGCCAACCGCCGGCGACGAGGAACTCCGGGCGGCTTTGCATACCGCCTGTGCCGACTTCGTGTTTGAATTCCCCCTCGGGCTCGATACCGAAATCGGCGAGCGCGGCTGCGGTCTCAGCGAGGGCCAGGCACAGCGTATCGCAATCGCCCGCGGGCTTTTGCGCGAAGGTTCCGTCCTCCTGCTCGATGAAATCAGCGCCTCGCTCGACGAAGAGACCGAACGCGAACTCTACTCGCGCCTTTTCGCCGCCAATCCCGAAAAGACGATGCTGTTCATCACGCACCGCAGCGCCGTCTGCGAGCTCTGCGACGAAACCGTTCGGGTTTAA
- a CDS encoding PqqD family protein: MKLKEGFVLRDVCGEQVIMGEGIGALDFGRLLCLNETAAFLWKKAGEQGDFSADSLTDALCAEYDVAREQAIADVNAIVDEWKKVGVVE, translated from the coding sequence ATGAAACTGAAAGAAGGATTCGTGCTGCGCGACGTGTGCGGCGAACAGGTCATCATGGGAGAAGGCATCGGCGCGCTCGACTTCGGGCGGCTCCTCTGCCTCAACGAGACCGCGGCATTCCTCTGGAAAAAAGCGGGCGAACAGGGGGACTTTTCCGCAGATTCCCTCACCGACGCCCTCTGCGCAGAATACGACGTGGCACGTGAACAGGCTATCGCCGACGTGAACGCCATCGTCGATGAATGGAAGAAGGTCGGCGTCGTAGAATGA